A region of Thermosinus carboxydivorans Nor1 DNA encodes the following proteins:
- a CDS encoding YezD family protein: MDAKTNGVSNFKSGAVRAEILKALSGLQYGQVVIQIKDGKVTQIDRTEKRRLPRLEGVDGDGI, from the coding sequence ATGGACGCGAAAACAAATGGGGTCAGCAACTTTAAGAGCGGGGCTGTCAGGGCGGAAATTCTCAAAGCCCTCAGTGGTCTTCAGTACGGGCAAGTGGTCATTCAAATAAAAGACGGGAAAGTGACCCAGATCGACAGAACCGAGAAGAGGCGCCTGCCGAGACTGGAAGGTGTGGACGGCGACGGCATTTGA
- a CDS encoding YezD family protein, with protein sequence MAVSSSMNTSDILPPRVWEKIEAAIRTVGYGSITIIVQDGRVIQIEINEKIKLV encoded by the coding sequence ATGGCGGTTAGCAGTAGCATGAATACATCCGACATCCTGCCGCCCCGGGTCTGGGAAAAGATTGAGGCGGCAATCCGCACAGTAGGATACGGTTCAATCACGATCATCGTTCAGGACGGGAGAGTTATCCAGATCGAAATAAACGAGAAAATAAAGCTGGTCTGA